A single genomic interval of Oceanithermus profundus DSM 14977 harbors:
- a CDS encoding 1-acyl-sn-glycerol-3-phosphate acyltransferase — MTEKNPPTWLQRLGRWLLRVTGWKPVMNLPDAPKFVAVGYPHTSNWDFFPALFWGWASGLPFKWIGKKELFPPVIGRVMVWLGGIPVDRKNTRGFVGQMADYLKAPGSGVVVIAPDGTRKRAPYWRTGFYYMALEAGVPIALGYINYERREVGIGGWFVPTGDLEADFEKMRAFYEEHGRGLYPEAHTPIVPRPRPEPRPREEAEVGA, encoded by the coding sequence ATGACCGAGAAGAACCCCCCCACCTGGCTGCAGCGCCTGGGGCGCTGGCTGCTCCGTGTTACCGGCTGGAAGCCGGTAATGAACCTCCCCGACGCGCCTAAGTTCGTGGCCGTCGGTTACCCCCACACCTCGAACTGGGACTTCTTCCCCGCCCTCTTCTGGGGCTGGGCCTCCGGGCTGCCCTTCAAGTGGATCGGCAAGAAGGAGCTCTTTCCCCCCGTGATCGGGCGGGTGATGGTTTGGCTGGGGGGCATCCCGGTGGACCGCAAGAACACCCGCGGCTTCGTGGGGCAGATGGCCGACTACCTGAAGGCGCCGGGGTCGGGCGTGGTGGTGATCGCCCCCGACGGCACCCGCAAGCGCGCCCCGTACTGGCGCACCGGCTTCTACTACATGGCGCTCGAGGCCGGCGTCCCGATCGCGCTCGGCTACATCAACTACGAACGGCGCGAGGTGGGCATCGGCGGCTGGTTCGTGCCGACGGGCGACCTCGAGGCCGACTTCGAGAAGATGCGCGCCTTCTACGAGGAGCACGGCCGTGGCCTCTACCCCGAGGCCCACACCCCGATCGTGCCGCGGCCGCGGCCGGAGCCGCGGCCGCGCGAGGAAGCGGAGGTGGGTGCATGA
- a CDS encoding c-type cytochrome has product MDYSWIQIAVAAVFLSVVITLVLSRGYGWLSPTFWRNAAVVSSLIMLFILMWLTFDTTEKVRPGASQVPTWTVINHEIGLVWNEEKRRQVPVIGEQTGFFGKVYSPEEAFALVNKGKMTLQSRNCMECHQILGNGAYYAPDLTRAWLDPWWEERVMPMVGATTHEEAMKTWLMNPEKYPQGQRRMPNLHFTDEEATALVAFLKWMSAIDTNGFPPRFGVAQ; this is encoded by the coding sequence ATGGACTACAGCTGGATTCAGATCGCGGTCGCGGCCGTGTTCCTTTCGGTCGTGATCACCCTGGTGCTGAGCCGGGGCTACGGCTGGCTCTCGCCCACCTTCTGGCGCAACGCCGCGGTGGTGAGCAGCCTGATCATGCTCTTCATCTTGATGTGGCTCACCTTCGACACCACCGAAAAGGTGCGCCCCGGGGCGAGCCAGGTGCCCACCTGGACCGTGATCAACCACGAGATCGGCCTCGTCTGGAACGAGGAGAAGCGCCGCCAGGTCCCGGTGATCGGCGAGCAGACCGGCTTCTTCGGCAAGGTCTACTCCCCCGAGGAGGCCTTCGCCCTAGTCAACAAGGGCAAGATGACGCTGCAGAGCCGCAACTGCATGGAGTGCCACCAGATCCTGGGCAACGGCGCCTACTACGCGCCCGACCTGACCCGGGCCTGGCTCGACCCCTGGTGGGAAGAGCGGGTGATGCCCATGGTGGGGGCGACCACCCACGAAGAGGCCATGAAGACCTGGCTGATGAACCCCGAGAAGTACCCCCAGGGCCAGCGGCGCATGCCCAACCTGCACTTCACCGACGAAGAAGCGACCGCCCTGGTGGCCTTCCTCAAGTGGATGTCCGCCATCGACACCAACGGCTTTCCCCCGCGCTTCGGGGTGGCTCAGTAA
- a CDS encoding biotin transporter BioY, with translation MNPSTALVPSLIDLSGTRSRVLAVLAGAGFVALLAQVALPLPFTPVPVTLQTLGVLLVGAALGSRLGAQALGLYLAAGAAGLPVFAGGGAGVAWLLGPTGGYLLGFAFAAWLAGALVERFDSGRRPIAAFLAMLTASAAIYAFGLAGLAGWTLLAGKPVSLPGLLALGFYPFALGDLLKAGLAAALLPAAWKGLGRSGRI, from the coding sequence ATGAACCCATCGACGGCGCTGGTTCCTTCGTTGATCGACCTGAGCGGCACCCGCAGCAGAGTCCTGGCGGTCCTCGCCGGCGCGGGCTTCGTGGCCCTGCTGGCGCAGGTGGCCCTGCCCCTGCCCTTCACCCCGGTGCCCGTCACCCTGCAGACGCTGGGCGTGCTGCTCGTGGGCGCGGCGCTGGGAAGCCGCCTGGGGGCGCAGGCCCTGGGGCTCTACCTGGCCGCGGGCGCGGCCGGGCTGCCCGTCTTCGCCGGCGGGGGCGCGGGGGTGGCCTGGCTCTTGGGGCCGACGGGCGGCTACCTGCTGGGCTTCGCCTTCGCCGCCTGGCTCGCGGGGGCGCTGGTCGAGCGCTTCGACTCGGGCCGCCGGCCGATCGCGGCCTTCCTGGCCATGCTGACGGCCAGCGCGGCGATCTACGCCTTCGGCCTCGCGGGCCTCGCCGGCTGGACGCTGCTCGCGGGCAAGCCGGTGAGCCTGCCGGGCCTGCTGGCGCTGGGCTTCTACCCCTTCGCGCTCGGCGACCTGCTCAAGGCGGGGCTGGCCGCGGCGCTGCTGCCCGCGGCCTGGAAGGGGCTCGGCCGGTCGGGCAGAATCTAG
- a CDS encoding PIG-L deacetylase family protein produces the protein MKRRLLAGLFLLTLVLAAVVNAPSWLQYAYAWWGRAHVERLPQAAAPGSGERVLVLAPHPDDEVLCCGGLIRQALDAGAEVYVAWMTSGDGFEMDELVLRRGRRVRPEDLRALGERRMREARAAAAELGVPQANLFFLGYPDRGLRPLFLENFYVPYRSPFTHLEAVAYPGTLRRGAPYTGEALERDLTAVFARVDPTRVYLPSPRDAHPDHQATSYFAQRVAGRRGQVGRLRYWIVHGGLEWPLPKGYHPQLALEPAPRGRGLDWRRLPLDAGARNAKHAAVLAHKSQLDVLSRFMLAFVRTNELFSSTPFPEPGRYPVP, from the coding sequence GTGAAGCGCCGACTCCTCGCCGGGCTGTTCTTGCTCACGCTCGTACTGGCGGCCGTCGTCAACGCGCCGTCGTGGTTGCAGTACGCCTACGCCTGGTGGGGCCGGGCGCACGTCGAGCGGCTGCCGCAGGCCGCCGCGCCCGGTTCGGGCGAGCGGGTGCTGGTGCTGGCCCCCCACCCCGACGACGAGGTGCTCTGCTGCGGAGGGCTGATCCGCCAGGCGCTGGACGCCGGCGCCGAGGTCTACGTTGCCTGGATGACGAGCGGCGACGGCTTCGAGATGGACGAGCTGGTGCTCCGGCGCGGCCGGCGCGTGCGCCCGGAGGACCTGCGCGCCCTCGGCGAGCGGCGCATGCGGGAGGCGCGCGCCGCGGCGGCGGAGCTGGGGGTGCCGCAGGCGAACCTCTTCTTCCTGGGCTACCCCGACCGCGGCCTGCGCCCCCTCTTCCTCGAGAACTTCTACGTCCCCTACCGCTCGCCCTTCACCCACCTGGAGGCGGTGGCCTATCCGGGCACGCTGCGCCGGGGGGCGCCCTACACCGGGGAGGCGCTCGAGCGCGACCTGACCGCCGTCTTCGCCCGGGTCGACCCCACCCGCGTCTACCTGCCCTCACCGCGCGACGCCCACCCCGACCACCAGGCCACCTCCTACTTCGCCCAGCGGGTGGCGGGCCGGCGGGGCCAGGTCGGGCGGCTGCGCTACTGGATCGTCCACGGAGGGCTGGAGTGGCCGCTGCCCAAGGGGTACCATCCGCAGCTGGCGCTCGAGCCTGCGCCGCGCGGCCGCGGCTTGGACTGGAGGCGGCTGCCCCTCGACGCCGGGGCCCGAAACGCCAAGCACGCCGCGGTGCTCGCCCACAAGAGCCAGCTCGACGTGCTCTCGCGCTTCATGCTCGCCTTCGTGCGCACTAACGAGCTCTTCTCGTCCACCCCCTTCCCCGAGCCGGGCCGCTACCCCGTCCCCTGA
- a CDS encoding DNA-3-methyladenine glycosylase family protein, translated as MHLSEVSAHPEALAHLARDPVMARLIERHGPYRWGLHPVFPSLVRAVVGQQLSNAVARTMFRRVQQATGLEPERLLALGEEGLRELGLARAKGRALVGLAEAQREGYFEGLEGLPDDVAAARLVRLRGVGPWTAQMVLIFSLGRMDVWPTGDLGMVRQAERLYGLATRAEVEALGERFRPWRSAAAHYLWAETDA; from the coding sequence ATGCACCTCTCCGAAGTCTCCGCCCACCCCGAAGCGCTCGCCCACCTGGCCCGGGACCCGGTGATGGCCCGGCTGATCGAGCGCCACGGCCCCTACCGCTGGGGGCTGCACCCCGTCTTTCCCTCGCTGGTGCGGGCGGTGGTGGGGCAGCAGCTTTCGAATGCGGTGGCGCGGACGATGTTCCGGAGGGTGCAGCAGGCGACGGGGCTCGAGCCCGAACGGCTGCTGGCGCTGGGCGAGGAGGGGCTGCGGGAACTGGGGCTGGCGCGCGCCAAGGGCCGGGCGCTGGTGGGGCTGGCCGAGGCCCAACGCGAAGGCTACTTCGAGGGCCTGGAGGGCCTGCCCGACGACGTGGCGGCCGCGCGGCTGGTCAGGCTCCGCGGCGTCGGCCCCTGGACCGCGCAGATGGTGCTGATCTTCAGTCTGGGGCGGATGGACGTCTGGCCCACCGGCGACCTGGGGATGGTGCGCCAGGCCGAGCGCCTCTACGGGCTGGCCACCCGCGCCGAGGTCGAGGCGCTGGGCGAGCGCTTCCGCCCCTGGCGTTCGGCGGCGGCCCACTACCTCTGGGCCGAGACCGACGCCTAG
- a CDS encoding carbohydrate kinase family protein, with translation MGEPLDVLALGDFAWDVLIHTDAPLAPGGDTFGQVELQPGGSAANVAVWARRCGARAGFVGKIGRDRFGELARENLDEEGVEHRLSETSSRPTGVVAVWVDHTGQRSMVSGQGADFLLTPADLPPELEAARHLHLTGWSLFTDPPRRAALAAARRAKGAGRTLSLDPASFQLIEETGPAAFVRMTAGLGLDVVFPNYDEGRVLTGEREPEAMARRLSALYPGAVVALKLDAKGALVGAGDRFTYLPPTPDQATDATGAGDAFAGAFLARWTRGQGPEEAARFAVVVSGWVVARRGARPPLDARMKEHCGVS, from the coding sequence ATGGGCGAACCCCTCGACGTGCTGGCCCTGGGCGACTTCGCCTGGGACGTGCTCATCCACACCGACGCCCCCCTCGCCCCCGGCGGCGACACCTTCGGTCAGGTGGAGCTGCAACCCGGCGGCAGCGCCGCCAACGTGGCCGTCTGGGCGCGCCGCTGCGGCGCCCGCGCGGGCTTCGTGGGCAAGATCGGGCGCGACCGCTTCGGCGAGCTGGCCCGTGAGAACCTGGACGAGGAAGGGGTGGAACACCGCCTCAGCGAGACCTCGAGCCGCCCCACCGGGGTGGTGGCCGTCTGGGTGGACCACACCGGCCAGCGCTCCATGGTCTCGGGGCAGGGGGCCGACTTCTTGCTCACCCCCGCGGACCTGCCGCCCGAGCTGGAGGCCGCGCGCCACCTGCACCTCACCGGCTGGTCGCTCTTCACCGACCCGCCGCGCCGCGCCGCCCTGGCCGCCGCCCGCCGCGCCAAGGGTGCGGGGCGCACGCTCTCGCTCGACCCCGCCTCCTTCCAGCTCATCGAGGAGACCGGCCCCGCCGCCTTCGTGCGCATGACCGCGGGGCTGGGGCTCGACGTCGTCTTTCCCAACTACGACGAAGGGCGCGTCCTCACCGGCGAGCGCGAGCCCGAGGCCATGGCCCGGCGGCTGAGCGCGCTCTACCCCGGCGCGGTCGTCGCCCTCAAGCTCGACGCCAAGGGGGCGCTCGTGGGCGCGGGCGACCGCTTCACCTACCTGCCGCCCACCCCCGACCAGGCCACCGACGCCACCGGCGCGGGCGACGCCTTCGCCGGCGCCTTCCTGGCCCGCTGGACGCGTGGGCAGGGCCCCGAGGAGGCGGCCCGATTCGCCGTGGTCGTCTCGGGTTGGGTGGTGGCGCGGCGCGGCGCCCGCCCGCCGCTGGACGCGCGGATGAAGGAGCACTGCGGTGTTTCGTGA
- a CDS encoding SDR family NAD(P)-dependent oxidoreductase, which translates to MNPDAREDLLGLTGRVVMITGAGRGYGRAIAHAYGRNRATVVAVDPDVELATAVASEVEALGATAIPIRGDMSVGLDVATTFGKIEELYGMLDGIVHVAQTVSQTPFVELLESEWYDLLNADVKSSLYTLQHGLKYLAGGGFVVVVMPPADNQEPHVASIRGAMRGLIEGSTRVFPKTVRVNGVVPSREAAGEEYDLPLARAVVALGSTVSEGIHGEVIGVELPQPPQPPELYDILSELP; encoded by the coding sequence ATGAACCCCGACGCCCGCGAAGACCTGCTGGGGCTCACCGGCCGGGTGGTGATGATCACCGGTGCCGGCCGCGGCTACGGCCGCGCCATCGCCCACGCCTACGGGCGCAACCGCGCGACGGTCGTCGCGGTCGACCCCGACGTGGAGCTGGCCACCGCGGTGGCCTCGGAGGTGGAAGCGCTGGGGGCGACGGCGATCCCCATCCGCGGCGACATGTCCGTGGGTCTCGACGTGGCCACCACCTTCGGCAAGATCGAGGAGCTCTACGGGATGCTCGACGGCATCGTCCACGTCGCCCAGACGGTCAGCCAGACCCCCTTCGTCGAGCTGCTCGAAAGCGAGTGGTACGACCTGCTCAACGCCGACGTCAAGTCGAGCCTCTACACCCTGCAGCACGGGCTGAAGTACCTGGCCGGGGGCGGCTTCGTCGTCGTCGTCATGCCCCCGGCGGACAACCAGGAACCCCACGTGGCCTCCATCCGCGGCGCGATGCGGGGTTTGATCGAGGGCTCGACCCGGGTCTTCCCCAAGACGGTGCGGGTCAACGGCGTGGTGCCCAGCCGCGAGGCCGCCGGCGAGGAGTACGACCTGCCGCTGGCGCGGGCGGTGGTGGCGCTGGGCTCCACCGTCTCCGAAGGCATCCACGGCGAGGTCATCGGCGTGGAGCTGCCCCAGCCGCCGCAGCCGCCCGAGCTCTACGACATCCTCAGCGAGCTGCCCTAG
- a CDS encoding cysteine hydrolase family protein, with product MTVDVPEIPREPEVRLPAAETALVVVDMQNDFAHPDGALFVEGAAESIPRIKALLEKARAAGVRVVFTQDWHAEDDPEFRIWPRHAVAGTWGAEIVDELAPLPGETRIQKLRYDAFYGTPLEHLLRLWGIRHVVVVGTVANICVLHTAGSAALRWFEVVLPEDGTSALTPFDLAAALRQVSFLYQGKVTTVEGVKFES from the coding sequence ATGACCGTGGACGTTCCCGAGATTCCCCGCGAACCCGAGGTGCGGCTGCCGGCTGCGGAGACGGCGCTCGTCGTGGTGGACATGCAGAACGACTTCGCCCACCCCGACGGGGCGCTTTTCGTGGAAGGCGCCGCGGAGTCGATTCCCCGAATCAAGGCGCTGCTGGAAAAGGCGCGCGCCGCGGGGGTGCGCGTCGTCTTCACCCAGGACTGGCACGCGGAGGACGACCCCGAGTTCCGGATCTGGCCGCGGCACGCGGTGGCCGGGACCTGGGGGGCCGAGATCGTCGATGAGCTCGCGCCCCTACCCGGGGAGACGCGCATCCAGAAGCTGCGCTACGACGCCTTCTACGGCACCCCGCTCGAGCACCTGCTCCGGCTCTGGGGCATCCGCCACGTCGTCGTGGTCGGCACCGTGGCCAACATCTGCGTGCTGCACACCGCCGGCTCGGCGGCGCTGCGCTGGTTCGAGGTCGTCCTGCCCGAGGACGGCACCAGCGCGCTCACGCCCTTCGACCTGGCCGCGGCGCTGCGGCAGGTGAGCTTCCTCTACCAGGGCAAGGTGACGACGGTGGAGGGGGTGAAGTTCGAAAGCTAG
- the nrdR gene encoding transcriptional regulator NrdR has product MNCPYCGSEGTRVVDSRPSDQGLAIRRRRECAACGRRFTTYERPQLEPLMVRKRSGVQEAFNPDKLLRGLLLACEKRPVDPERLKRFAYRFEDQIDAPEISTEAIGKRAMAFLRELDEVAYIRFASVYREFDSVERFIEEIQRLGGEGEP; this is encoded by the coding sequence ATGAACTGCCCCTACTGCGGCTCCGAAGGCACGCGGGTCGTCGACTCGCGGCCCTCCGACCAGGGGCTGGCCATCCGCCGCCGCCGCGAGTGCGCCGCCTGCGGCCGCCGCTTCACCACCTACGAGCGCCCCCAGCTCGAGCCCCTGATGGTGCGCAAGCGCTCCGGGGTGCAGGAGGCCTTCAACCCCGACAAGCTGCTGCGGGGGCTGCTGCTCGCCTGCGAGAAGCGCCCCGTCGACCCCGAACGGCTCAAGCGCTTCGCCTACCGTTTCGAGGACCAGATCGACGCCCCCGAGATCAGCACCGAGGCGATCGGCAAGCGGGCCATGGCCTTCCTGCGCGAGCTCGACGAGGTGGCCTACATCCGTTTCGCCAGCGTCTACCGCGAGTTCGACAGCGTGGAGCGCTTCATCGAGGAGATCCAGCGGTTGGGGGGCGAGGGCGAGCCCTAG
- a CDS encoding cbb3-type cytochrome c oxidase subunit I encodes MSTFAHRQPGELYESQKLAIWYFVVAIALFGAQIIFGLILAYQYIDPNFLYQKLSFMTNRTVHLNAMIVWLLVGMMGGVYWFLPIETGREVVGIKLAKFIWWVIVAGVTVVVLVYLIVQIGPGTAFTLWFINEGREYIEAPRWADFAIVAWVAVFLFNVVATTLAARRITGLLGVLIFDLVALGALYTAGMHYTVNVTMDQYLWWWVVHLWVEATWEVLVGVVMGWSLMYLLGTPRKLIETWLFLEVALVFGTGILGLGHHYFWIGTPEYWIGLGGFFSALEPLPLVAMVVHAVYDAGAHRLHTINKPAMMWAVTQAFGNFIGAGVWGFMQTLPQVNMYSHGTQLAAAHGHFAFFGAYVGTVMTLVYIAVQNIGKRVQIPLNSKLWPWAWGLLVFGIIGIVASFTISGFAQTMIERAELGSTWNAFIKSYTHPWYTNTHWWRFWMGMLFLLGYVLLVWDLLTIGRKRTANTAEGAHD; translated from the coding sequence GTGAGCACGTTTGCACACCGCCAACCCGGCGAGCTCTACGAGTCGCAGAAGCTGGCCATCTGGTACTTCGTGGTGGCCATTGCGCTCTTCGGGGCTCAGATTATCTTCGGGCTGATCCTGGCCTATCAGTACATCGATCCCAACTTCCTTTATCAGAAGCTGTCGTTCATGACCAACCGCACGGTCCACCTCAACGCCATGATCGTCTGGCTGCTGGTGGGCATGATGGGCGGGGTCTACTGGTTCCTGCCCATCGAGACCGGGCGTGAGGTCGTCGGCATCAAGCTGGCGAAGTTCATCTGGTGGGTGATCGTCGCCGGCGTCACCGTCGTCGTCCTCGTCTACCTGATCGTCCAGATCGGCCCCGGCACCGCCTTCACCCTCTGGTTCATCAATGAGGGGCGCGAGTACATCGAAGCGCCAAGATGGGCCGACTTCGCCATCGTGGCCTGGGTGGCCGTCTTCCTCTTCAACGTGGTCGCCACCACCCTCGCCGCGCGCCGCATCACCGGCCTGCTGGGCGTGCTGATCTTCGACCTGGTGGCGCTGGGCGCGCTCTACACCGCGGGCATGCACTACACCGTCAACGTCACCATGGACCAGTACCTCTGGTGGTGGGTGGTGCACCTGTGGGTGGAGGCCACCTGGGAGGTGCTCGTCGGCGTGGTCATGGGCTGGAGCCTGATGTACCTGCTGGGCACCCCGCGCAAGCTGATCGAGACCTGGCTCTTCCTCGAGGTGGCCCTCGTCTTCGGCACCGGCATCCTCGGCCTCGGGCACCACTACTTCTGGATCGGCACCCCCGAGTACTGGATCGGGCTGGGCGGTTTCTTCTCGGCGCTCGAGCCCCTGCCGCTCGTGGCCATGGTGGTCCACGCCGTCTACGACGCCGGCGCCCACCGGCTGCACACCATCAACAAGCCCGCGATGATGTGGGCCGTCACCCAGGCCTTCGGCAACTTCATCGGCGCCGGCGTCTGGGGCTTCATGCAGACCCTGCCGCAGGTCAACATGTACTCCCACGGCACCCAGCTGGCGGCGGCGCACGGCCACTTCGCCTTCTTCGGGGCCTACGTGGGCACGGTGATGACGCTCGTCTACATCGCCGTGCAGAACATCGGCAAGCGGGTGCAGATCCCGCTCAACTCCAAGCTCTGGCCGTGGGCCTGGGGGCTGCTGGTCTTCGGCATCATCGGCATCGTCGCCTCCTTCACCATCTCCGGCTTCGCGCAGACGATGATCGAGCGCGCCGAGCTGGGCAGCACCTGGAACGCCTTCATCAAGTCCTACACCCACCCCTGGTACACCAACACCCACTGGTGGCGGTTCTGGATGGGGATGCTCTTCCTGCTCGGCTACGTGCTGCTCGTCTGGGACCTGCTGACCATCGGCCGCAAGCGGACGGCGAACACCGCGGAGGGCGCGCATGATTAG
- a CDS encoding antibiotic biosynthesis monooxygenase family protein, with translation MFVTINRIPVHPEYAAAFEARFQDRARAVDAAPGFVRNLVLRPADPATQPYLVQTFWESREAFEAWVESDAFKKGHARAGSLPREAFRGPNELETFEVLSDSARP, from the coding sequence ATGTTCGTCACCATCAACCGGATTCCGGTTCACCCCGAGTACGCCGCGGCCTTCGAGGCCCGCTTCCAAGACCGCGCCCGCGCCGTGGACGCCGCCCCCGGCTTCGTGCGCAACCTGGTGCTCCGGCCCGCCGACCCCGCCACCCAGCCCTACCTGGTGCAGACCTTCTGGGAGAGCCGCGAGGCCTTCGAAGCCTGGGTGGAAAGCGACGCCTTCAAGAAGGGGCACGCCCGCGCCGGTTCGCTGCCCCGCGAGGCGTTCCGCGGTCCGAACGAGCTCGAGACCTTCGAGGTGCTTTCCGACAGCGCCCGGCCGTGA